From Jiangella mangrovi:
GGACTTCGCGATCCAGACGTTCGGCACCCACGACAAGACGGCGCTGCTGGTCGGCATGGGCGTGGTGCTGGTCGTCCTCGGCGCGCTGATCGGCCTGCTCACGGCCCGCCGCAAGGGCTGGGGGATGCTCGCCGCGACGGCGCTGCTGGTCATCGCCGGGTTCGCGGTCAACAGCCGGCCCGACACCACCATGGCCGACCTCATCCCCACGGTCGCGGCGGGGATCGTCGCGCTGCCGACCCTGAGCTGGCTCGTCGGCAAGGCGACCGGGCCGACCACACCGCAACCGCAGCTGACGCCGTCACCCCCATCGGCGCCGACGAGACGATCGTTCCTCACCGCCGCCGGCATCACCGCGGGCCTCGCCGTTGTCGGCAGCGGGCTCGGTCAGCTGCTCGGCGCTCGGCGGGCCGGGGTCGAGACGTCGCGAGACGACCTGGCGAGCACCATCGACCTCCCGCGGGCCACGCCGCCCGACGGGGTCGACCTCGTCGTCGACGGCGGCGAGCCGTGGCGCACGCCCAACCAGGACTTCTACCGCATCGACACCGCGCTCTCGGAGCCGCTGGTCCGGGCCGAGGACTGGACGCTGCGCGTGCACGGCATGGTCGAGAACGAGGTCGAGCTCGACTACGACCAGCTCGTCGGCATGGGCCTCGAGAGCCGCTGGCTGACGCTGAACTGTGTGTCCAACGAGGTCGGCGGCCACCTCATCGGCAACGCGCTGTGGACCGGCATCCCCATCGCCGACGTCCTGGCGCTCGCCCGACCGACGGCCGATGCCGACGCCGTCCGCTCCACGTCGCAGGACGGCTGGACCGCCGGCACCCCGCTCGACGTGCTCACCGACGGCCGCGACGCGCTGTTCGCGGTGGGCATGAACGGCCAGCCGCTCCCCGTCGCGCACGGGTTCCCGGTCCGCATGATCGTCCCCGGCCTGTACGGCTACGTCAGCGCCACCAAGTGGGTGGTCGAGCTCGAGGTGACCCGGTTCGCCGACTTCGAGGCCTACTGGACGACCCGCGGCTGGGCCGAGAAGGGGCCGGTCAAGGTCGCGTCGCGCATCGACGTCCCGAACAGCCGCGCCCACGTCGACGCCGGTACCGTCGCCGTCGCCGGGGTCGCGTGGGCACAGCACCGCGGCATCGACGCCGTCGAGGTCCGGGTCGACGACGGCGACTGGAACGCCGCGCGGCTGGCCGCCGTCCCGAGCGCCGACACCTGGCGGCAGTGGGTGTGGGAGTGGGACGCCGAGCCGGGTGAGCACCGGCTGACGGTCCGCGCCACCACCGCCGACGGCGAGGTACAGACCTCCGAGGAGGCGCCGCCCGTGCCGGACGGCGCCTCCGGCTGGCACACCATCGACGTCACCGTCGACGGCTGATGGCGCTCTTCTGCTGCCAGAGCAGCGGAAAGAGCGCCATGACTCAGGGCACGACGTCCACCGAGGCCCGCGGGCCGTCCAGGACCGGGACGCCGTCGGACCAGGTCACCTCGGTGAGCCACATCGTCCGGCCGGGGAGCGCCGAGCCGACCGACTCCGGCGGCCAGGCGTGGTGGACCATCCAGGTGCGGCCGTCCTTCTCGACCAGCACGCAGTGCCCCGGCCCGGCCGCGTCCTCCGTCGACGCCAACACGGGCTCCTCCGAGGGCTTCGAGCACGGCCCCAGCGGACCCTCGCAGACGGCGTAGCCGACGGCGTACGCGGCGGTGTCGTAGGCGTTGGCCGAGTAGAACAGGTAGTACGTGCCGTCGCGCAGCCACAGGAACGGCGCCTCGACCAGGTTCCCCTCCCACGGCTGGTCCTGCTTCATCAACCGGACCGGCGAATCCACGAGCGACAACCCGTCGGGCGACAGCGGCTGCGCATACAGCCAGGTGTCGACGCCGACGGCGTTGCCGTCGTTCTTCCACAGCAGATAGCGAGCGCCGTCGGCGTCGGTGAACGGGCTCGCGTCGATCGAGCCGCCCTCGTCGGCCTGGCAGATCAGCGGCTCCGCGGACTCGTCGACGAACGGGCCCGACGGCGACGACGCCACCGCCACGCCCACGCACTGCCGCCCCGACGCCGTCCCCAGCGCCGTGTAGTAGAGCACGTACCGGTCCGGCGCGTGGACGGCGATCTCCGGCGCCCAGGTCCGCCCGCCGGTCACCCACGGCGCCAGCACCGGCATCGCGTCGCCGGCCGGCTCCCACGTCACCAGGTCCGGCGACGTCATGACCGGCACGTTCCCGAGCCGCGAGTTCGTCGCGTACGCGTAGTAGCCGCCGTCGGCCTCGATGACGGCGGGGTCGGGGAAGTCGCGGTCGACGACGGGGTTCGTGAAGCCCACGGTGCTGGTCTCCTGTTCAGCGGGATCGGGTTCGACGGGGTCCGGCTCGGCGGCGGTGCACGCGGTCAGCGCGAGCACCGCCGCCAAGAGACCGATCCTCATCGAGCCTCGTACAGACGGAACCAGTCGAACGTCGCGACGCTGGCCGGGGTGGCGCCGCCGCCGGCGTACAGCCCGATCTGCGGCGACGTGTCCGCCGGCAGCGTCCACGTCGCGCCCCACCGCCAGCTGACCCCGTCGCGCGAGGACGCCGACCGGTACCGGTGCTCGCCGGTCTCCGGGTCCCGCGTGTGCGCGATCCGCAGCCACATCGTCGACGCCACAGGCCCGCCGAGGTGCGCGCCCCACCGCAGGGCGCCGTTCTCGTCCAGCTCCTTGCCGAACTCGACCTGGCGCGTGCCCCAGATCGCGACGTCGCCGAGCCGCAGCAGGTCGTCGTCGTCCACGCGGACGATCAGCCCGGCCTGCTGGTAGTTGCGGATGGTCCCGGAGCCGAGGTCGAGGTGCAGCTTCGTCTCCGCGATCCAGTCGCCGTCGGGCGGCGTACGCAGCAGCAGCGGCCCGGTGTTGCCGGCGCCG
This genomic window contains:
- a CDS encoding molybdopterin-dependent oxidoreductase — encoded protein: MTDSVTAAPETAPPATPHRPWWPPALAGVLSLGLGLAAAEVVAGALGRAETPVVAVGEEFIDHTPSWLKDFAIQTFGTHDKTALLVGMGVVLVVLGALIGLLTARRKGWGMLAATALLVIAGFAVNSRPDTTMADLIPTVAAGIVALPTLSWLVGKATGPTTPQPQLTPSPPSAPTRRSFLTAAGITAGLAVVGSGLGQLLGARRAGVETSRDDLASTIDLPRATPPDGVDLVVDGGEPWRTPNQDFYRIDTALSEPLVRAEDWTLRVHGMVENEVELDYDQLVGMGLESRWLTLNCVSNEVGGHLIGNALWTGIPIADVLALARPTADADAVRSTSQDGWTAGTPLDVLTDGRDALFAVGMNGQPLPVAHGFPVRMIVPGLYGYVSATKWVVELEVTRFADFEAYWTTRGWAEKGPVKVASRIDVPNSRAHVDAGTVAVAGVAWAQHRGIDAVEVRVDDGDWNAARLAAVPSADTWRQWVWEWDAEPGEHRLTVRATTADGEVQTSEEAPPVPDGASGWHTIDVTVDG
- a CDS encoding glycoside hydrolase family 43 protein, producing the protein MRIGLLAAVLALTACTAAEPDPVEPDPAEQETSTVGFTNPVVDRDFPDPAVIEADGGYYAYATNSRLGNVPVMTSPDLVTWEPAGDAMPVLAPWVTGGRTWAPEIAVHAPDRYVLYYTALGTASGRQCVGVAVASSPSGPFVDESAEPLICQADEGGSIDASPFTDADGARYLLWKNDGNAVGVDTWLYAQPLSPDGLSLVDSPVRLMKQDQPWEGNLVEAPFLWLRDGTYYLFYSANAYDTAAYAVGYAVCEGPLGPCSKPSEEPVLASTEDAAGPGHCVLVEKDGRTWMVHHAWPPESVGSALPGRTMWLTEVTWSDGVPVLDGPRASVDVVP